One Natrarchaeobaculum sulfurireducens genomic window carries:
- a CDS encoding acyl-CoA dehydrogenase family protein: protein MSQISDTILSSEHKMLRDETKRFVENEVLSEASERDPNEEPMSNELINQLAEMGFFGILIDEEYGGLGMDLKSYAVIAEELSRGWLSVGSIIARGQSLSGATEEQKEKYLSKMASGEMLKSIAISEPSAGSDVANMQTRAERDGDEYVLNGQKTWITFAKGSDFILTYAVTDPDAEPAYRGISGFIVEKPAGTFDRDGLSGQPIDKIGYHGWKTWEVNFDDVRISADKLVGGEESKGFYQIMDFFEEGRVHTAARSVGLARGALEDSLQYAQERAQFGEPISEFQAIRFKLADMATQIEAARALMLLVADAVDSDEQANAEAAMAKLFASDIAEQVTSEGIQIHGGYGYTTDFDVERYWRDARLTRIFEGTNEIQKRIIADSLLP, encoded by the coding sequence ATGAGCCAGATTTCGGACACGATACTGTCGAGTGAGCATAAAATGTTGCGGGATGAGACGAAACGGTTTGTTGAGAACGAAGTACTATCAGAGGCAAGCGAGCGTGACCCCAACGAAGAACCGATGTCGAACGAACTTATCAACCAACTCGCCGAGATGGGTTTCTTTGGAATACTCATTGATGAGGAGTATGGGGGACTCGGGATGGATCTGAAGTCATACGCAGTAATTGCCGAGGAACTCTCTCGCGGGTGGCTCAGCGTTGGCAGTATTATTGCTCGAGGTCAAAGTCTCTCTGGAGCAACTGAGGAGCAAAAAGAGAAATACCTGTCAAAGATGGCGTCTGGGGAGATGCTCAAAAGCATCGCTATCAGCGAGCCAAGTGCGGGAAGCGATGTCGCAAACATGCAGACCCGTGCTGAACGCGATGGCGACGAATACGTTCTCAATGGACAAAAAACATGGATCACGTTTGCAAAAGGGTCAGATTTCATTCTCACATACGCCGTAACCGACCCTGATGCGGAGCCTGCTTACCGAGGAATTTCGGGTTTCATCGTCGAGAAACCAGCTGGCACATTCGACCGTGATGGTCTTAGCGGACAACCAATTGACAAAATTGGATATCATGGCTGGAAAACGTGGGAAGTAAACTTCGACGATGTGCGCATCAGTGCTGACAAGCTCGTTGGTGGTGAAGAAAGTAAGGGATTCTATCAAATAATGGATTTTTTTGAAGAAGGTCGTGTTCACACCGCTGCTCGGTCAGTTGGATTGGCTCGTGGTGCACTTGAAGACTCACTTCAGTACGCACAGGAGCGGGCACAGTTCGGAGAACCTATCTCAGAGTTTCAGGCGATTCGGTTTAAATTGGCAGATATGGCAACGCAAATTGAAGCTGCACGAGCGTTAATGCTGCTCGTTGCTGACGCTGTCGACTCAGACGAACAAGCTAATGCTGAGGCCGCGATGGCGAAGCTCTTTGCAAGCGATATAGCCGAGCAAGTAACCAGCGAAGGAATTCAGATCCACGGTGGTTACGGGTACACAACGGACTTCGACGTCGAAAGGTACTGGAGAGACGCTCGATTGACACGAATCTTCGAAGGAACAAACGAAATCCAAAAGCGAATTATCGCTGATTCACTGCTCCCGTAG
- the citE gene encoding L-malyl-CoA/beta-methylmalyl-CoA lyase encodes MIDDTDIRLCRTFQTAPAAVPKDDTAKYLRSGLEAEGFQAPDWLVPDMEDGTAPDMKAEGLENTIELVPEYDFPGEIWPRVEWSYEDESFRDRGREQIDQLVAEIGDEIDGVVVPKVGRLADVERAAEVVAEAEAEHGYPDGSIGMSIIVETGRARSDLREIATFGGDSRLTALVFGPVDYAAELGARDLGDGRPRWDGLLEALSNEASAGGLLSIGGPFDDLFKERAGLTYYNADDYADQVEYEAHLGLDGSWSLYPKQTIQANTIHMPTSQELERDVSKIERFNAAKREGTGAVTLDGQMVDEATFKVFRNTILQVRSIHETRPEQTQAHYDQSLLERALELELSYQ; translated from the coding sequence ATGATTGACGACACTGACATCCGACTCTGCCGTACGTTCCAGACTGCACCGGCCGCCGTTCCGAAAGATGACACGGCGAAGTACCTTCGCTCGGGTTTAGAGGCCGAGGGCTTTCAGGCACCTGACTGGCTCGTTCCCGACATGGAAGACGGGACCGCACCGGATATGAAAGCCGAGGGCCTCGAGAACACGATCGAACTCGTCCCCGAGTACGACTTCCCTGGCGAGATCTGGCCTCGCGTCGAGTGGAGTTACGAGGACGAATCGTTCCGCGACCGCGGCCGAGAGCAGATCGACCAACTCGTCGCAGAGATCGGTGACGAGATCGACGGCGTCGTCGTCCCGAAGGTCGGTCGCCTCGCAGACGTCGAACGCGCGGCCGAGGTCGTCGCCGAGGCGGAAGCCGAACACGGCTACCCCGACGGATCGATCGGGATGTCGATCATCGTCGAGACCGGCCGCGCTCGATCGGACCTCCGCGAAATAGCGACGTTCGGTGGCGACTCGCGGCTCACCGCGCTCGTTTTCGGCCCCGTCGACTACGCTGCCGAACTCGGCGCACGCGATCTCGGCGACGGTCGCCCGCGCTGGGATGGCCTGCTCGAGGCGCTCTCGAACGAGGCGAGCGCTGGCGGGCTGCTCTCGATCGGCGGCCCGTTCGACGACCTGTTCAAAGAGCGTGCCGGCTTGACCTACTACAACGCCGACGATTACGCCGACCAGGTCGAATACGAAGCCCACCTCGGCCTCGACGGCTCCTGGTCGCTGTACCCCAAACAGACGATTCAGGCCAACACCATCCACATGCCGACGTCCCAGGAACTCGAGCGTGACGTGAGCAAGATCGAACGCTTCAACGCGGCCAAACGCGAGGGCACCGGCGCGGTAACCCTCGACGGGCAGATGGTCGACGAAGCCACGTTCAAGGTCTTCCGAAACACCATCCTACAGGTCCGTTCGATCCACGAGACCCGACCCGAGCAGACCCAGGCCCACTACGATCAGAGTCTGCTCGAGCGCGCGCTCGAACTCGAACTGTCTTATCAGTAA
- the mch gene encoding 2-methylfumaryl-CoA hydratase, with the protein MTDWTDPDTFAQALEHAETREKGNCFEDFEEGAVIEHDPGLTLTKWGNEVWMGQTLNHDPAYWRPDAAADRGFEEPPIHPDYLTAATLGITVEDLSEKGGYFLGRTDVRFAQDAVYPGTDMSVESEVVNTATSSSRPQYGIVSWRTRAKDLETDDLLMSYERTNMIPRREPLETDGGATATEEDDDNDLPETFVTPEGGYFEDFVDALEIADEENGAVAYRHERGRTQDDVTVAQLPLATLNTAKQHHNVDVMADSPSGDIVTYGDVTRSTALGHARSDERTWREVGFDDESFHTFVTPGDTVYAFTRVLEADDDASSDVAGTVRFQHIAFNQDDVPVYSGTRTAEIQKRSN; encoded by the coding sequence ATGACTGACTGGACCGATCCTGACACGTTCGCACAGGCACTCGAGCACGCCGAAACGCGCGAGAAGGGCAACTGCTTCGAGGACTTCGAAGAGGGGGCTGTTATCGAACACGACCCCGGACTTACGCTCACGAAGTGGGGTAACGAGGTGTGGATGGGCCAGACGCTCAACCACGATCCGGCCTACTGGCGACCCGACGCGGCCGCCGACCGCGGCTTCGAGGAGCCACCGATTCACCCGGACTACCTCACCGCCGCAACGCTTGGGATCACCGTCGAGGATCTGAGCGAGAAAGGCGGTTACTTCCTCGGACGGACGGACGTTCGCTTCGCCCAGGACGCCGTCTATCCGGGCACCGATATGTCCGTCGAAAGCGAGGTCGTCAACACCGCGACCTCGAGTTCCCGGCCCCAGTACGGCATCGTCTCCTGGCGCACCCGTGCGAAAGACCTCGAGACCGACGACCTGCTCATGTCCTACGAGCGGACGAACATGATCCCACGACGGGAACCGCTCGAGACGGACGGTGGCGCGACGGCGACAGAGGAAGACGATGACAACGACCTTCCAGAAACGTTCGTCACTCCCGAAGGTGGCTACTTCGAGGACTTCGTCGACGCACTCGAGATCGCAGACGAGGAGAACGGGGCGGTCGCCTACCGGCACGAACGCGGGCGCACCCAGGACGATGTCACGGTCGCCCAGCTCCCACTCGCGACGCTGAACACCGCCAAGCAACACCACAACGTGGACGTGATGGCCGACTCGCCGTCGGGCGATATCGTCACTTACGGCGACGTCACCCGTTCGACCGCGCTGGGTCACGCCCGTTCGGACGAGCGAACTTGGCGCGAGGTCGGTTTCGACGACGAATCGTTTCACACGTTCGTCACCCCTGGTGACACTGTCTACGCCTTCACGCGCGTGCTTGAGGCAGACGACGACGCCTCGAGCGACGTGGCAGGCACCGTGCGCTTCCAGCACATCGCGTTCAACCAGGACGACGTTCCCGTCTACTCGGGAACACGAACCGCGGAGATTCAAAAACGTTCTAACTAA
- a CDS encoding electron transfer flavoprotein subunit alpha/FixB family protein, with translation MTDVLAITDHRRGELRDISYEIITAGRELADETGGDLHLAVISGTVDEFAEKLDRDGVDAIHTVDYGEEFNHGVYSQAVTQLYDELAPQYVLAPNSVNGLDYAPAVANELDLPIVTDAVGLETDGDTLAVTREMFGGKVETTTELEGEAIVTIRSAEWPVAEGTGDAAIDAFDVEIDEGALGSTVTGFEEVGGGDVDISEADVLVSVGRGIEEEDNIPIIEELADALDATVSSSRPIVDNGWLPKNRQVGQSGKVVTPDVYIAIGISGAVQHVAGMKGSDTIVAINTDPNAPIMDIADYAIHDDLFDVVPALTETFE, from the coding sequence ATGACTGACGTCCTGGCCATTACCGACCACCGACGCGGCGAGCTGCGAGATATCAGCTACGAGATCATCACCGCCGGCCGCGAACTCGCTGACGAAACCGGTGGCGACCTCCACCTCGCGGTCATCAGCGGCACCGTCGACGAGTTCGCCGAGAAGCTCGATCGTGACGGCGTCGACGCCATCCACACCGTCGACTACGGCGAGGAGTTCAACCACGGCGTCTACAGCCAGGCCGTTACTCAGCTTTACGACGAACTCGCACCCCAGTACGTGCTGGCGCCCAACAGCGTCAACGGCCTCGACTACGCACCCGCCGTCGCGAACGAACTCGACCTGCCGATCGTCACCGACGCTGTCGGCCTCGAGACCGACGGCGATACGCTCGCAGTCACCCGCGAGATGTTCGGGGGCAAAGTCGAAACGACGACCGAACTCGAAGGTGAGGCGATCGTTACGATCCGAAGCGCGGAGTGGCCTGTCGCCGAAGGGACCGGTGACGCCGCGATCGACGCCTTCGACGTCGAGATCGACGAGGGTGCGCTCGGCTCTACCGTCACCGGCTTCGAGGAAGTCGGCGGCGGCGACGTCGACATCAGCGAAGCGGACGTGCTCGTCTCGGTCGGCCGTGGGATCGAGGAAGAGGACAACATTCCGATCATCGAAGAACTCGCCGACGCACTCGACGCGACGGTCTCCTCGTCGCGCCCGATCGTCGACAACGGCTGGCTGCCCAAAAACCGGCAGGTCGGCCAGTCCGGGAAGGTCGTCACCCCCGATGTCTACATCGCGATCGGCATCTCCGGTGCGGTCCAGCACGTCGCCGGCATGAAGGGCTCCGATACGATCGTCGCGATCAACACGGACCCCAACGCGCCCATCATGGACATCGCCGACTACGCGATCCACGACGACCTCTTCGATGTCGTTCCAGCACTGACTGAAACATTCGAGTAA
- a CDS encoding electron transfer flavoprotein subunit beta/FixA family protein, whose translation MKILVTVKEVATVEDEFEIEGTAIADQYLGADLNEWDDYAVEEAVQLQEAGLADEVVTVTIGPEDCEQTIRQALAKGADRAIRVWDDALEDVDVLDVGAKTDILEAVVEDEDPDLILTGVQSGDDSWGATGVALAEDLGFEWAAVVNHLEHDLDDGVASVRRELEGGVEELTDVELPAVLTIQTGINEPRYASLRGIRQAQRKPLDVQGLGDLGVDAAAVEGAVTLTEMYEPESESDVTVWEGGAEDTAGQLAELLREKGVAP comes from the coding sequence ATGAAAATCCTCGTAACGGTCAAAGAAGTTGCGACCGTCGAAGACGAGTTCGAAATCGAGGGGACGGCGATCGCCGACCAGTACCTCGGTGCCGATCTCAACGAGTGGGACGATTACGCCGTCGAAGAAGCTGTCCAGCTTCAGGAAGCCGGTCTCGCCGACGAAGTCGTCACCGTCACCATCGGCCCGGAAGACTGCGAGCAGACCATCCGACAGGCGCTCGCAAAGGGGGCAGACCGCGCGATCCGCGTCTGGGACGACGCACTCGAGGACGTCGATGTACTCGATGTCGGCGCGAAGACCGACATTCTCGAGGCCGTCGTCGAGGACGAAGACCCCGACCTGATCCTGACCGGTGTCCAGTCCGGCGACGATAGCTGGGGGGCAACCGGTGTTGCACTCGCCGAGGACCTCGGCTTCGAGTGGGCTGCCGTCGTCAACCACTTAGAACACGACCTCGACGACGGCGTCGCCTCGGTTCGTCGTGAACTCGAGGGTGGTGTCGAGGAGCTTACTGACGTGGAGCTTCCGGCCGTCCTGACGATTCAGACGGGTATCAACGAACCACGCTACGCGAGCCTCCGCGGTATCCGTCAGGCTCAGCGCAAGCCGCTTGACGTCCAGGGACTGGGCGACCTCGGCGTTGACGCAGCGGCCGTCGAAGGCGCAGTCACACTCACCGAGATGTACGAACCCGAAAGCGAAAGCGACGTCACCGTCTGGGAAGGCGGTGCCGAAGACACCGCCGGACAACTCGCTGAACTCCTCCGCGAGAAGGGGGTGGCACCATGA
- a CDS encoding IclR family transcriptional regulator, with amino-acid sequence MKDNSSRNRVTTTETTFEIIELLKKRDGGRLSEIATELGLAKSTIHRHLSTLKDLEYVIQEDDVYRTGFRFLEIGEQTRTRCSEYQLAHEKVTALASETEERAQFITEEFGRGVYIFREIGEHAVQTDSEIGKRIPIHATAAGKAILASLPDSRVDEIIEQRGLPSLTKHTITSKSTLLKEIDEIREQGYSVNDQENTVGLRAVSVPVKYENGEPLGALSISGPTHRFQGELLEQTLPDLLLGTANELELNIQYL; translated from the coding sequence ATGAAAGACAATAGCAGTCGAAACCGGGTCACAACCACCGAAACTACCTTCGAGATTATTGAGCTGCTAAAGAAACGAGACGGTGGTCGTTTGTCCGAGATTGCTACAGAGCTTGGTCTTGCGAAGAGCACCATTCATCGCCACCTCTCAACGCTCAAGGATCTTGAATACGTTATCCAAGAAGACGATGTATATCGAACGGGGTTTCGTTTTCTCGAGATCGGAGAGCAAACACGAACGCGCTGTAGCGAATATCAACTAGCTCATGAAAAGGTCACTGCTCTGGCCTCGGAGACCGAAGAAAGAGCGCAGTTTATAACAGAGGAATTTGGAAGAGGAGTTTACATCTTTAGAGAGATAGGCGAGCATGCTGTTCAAACTGACTCCGAGATTGGAAAGCGGATTCCAATTCACGCAACGGCCGCCGGCAAAGCGATCCTCGCTAGCCTGCCGGACAGTCGCGTCGATGAAATCATTGAACAGCGTGGGCTTCCATCACTGACGAAACATACAATCACGAGTAAAAGCACTCTTTTAAAAGAAATCGATGAGATTAGAGAGCAGGGATACAGTGTCAACGATCAAGAAAATACAGTTGGTCTTCGCGCGGTTAGTGTACCTGTTAAGTATGAAAATGGAGAACCACTTGGTGCCCTGAGTATCTCGGGACCCACACATCGATTTCAGGGAGAACTTCTCGAACAAACGTTACCGGACCTGTTACTTGGGACTGCAAACGAACTCGAGCTCAATATCCAATACCTGTGA
- a CDS encoding IS5 family transposase, with product MEIDLLDFVQKSKRLAKQALGKHAGEPASGGFARWVHVVLHCFRLEEEHSFRETANRLKYMAEIREVVELDRDDLPDYTTIYKSFDRLKMWVWRALLRLSAQQHPQSGHVALDSTFFDRGHASAYYQKRSNRSVETLKVTTLTDTESLAVLDVQCHAHWRHDTKTGPQVVRRNADDLQYVLADNAFQNWQTEYEYYTLGIEPAIYYRGSSVNAVSNNALIQEYDYTQRWMAETSYSSVKRSLGDAVRARFWYREFREIVLMFAIHNIEQLCEPL from the coding sequence ATGGAAATCGATCTCCTCGACTTCGTTCAGAAGAGTAAACGGCTGGCCAAACAAGCTTTGGGGAAGCACGCGGGCGAGCCCGCCAGCGGCGGGTTCGCCCGCTGGGTGCATGTTGTTCTTCACTGTTTCAGGCTCGAAGAGGAGCACAGCTTCCGTGAGACTGCAAATCGGCTGAAATACATGGCCGAGATCCGTGAGGTTGTTGAGCTTGATCGAGACGATCTCCCGGACTACACCACGATCTACAAATCGTTCGACCGGCTCAAAATGTGGGTCTGGCGGGCGTTGCTGCGCCTTTCAGCGCAGCAACACCCGCAGTCCGGTCACGTCGCTCTCGACAGCACGTTCTTTGATCGTGGGCACGCCTCAGCATACTACCAGAAACGGTCGAACCGCTCGGTAGAAACGCTCAAAGTGACGACACTGACCGATACAGAGTCACTTGCTGTCCTAGATGTACAGTGCCACGCTCATTGGAGGCATGATACGAAAACTGGACCGCAGGTCGTCCGCCGGAACGCGGACGACCTGCAGTACGTCCTCGCGGACAACGCGTTCCAAAACTGGCAGACAGAATACGAGTACTACACGCTTGGTATTGAGCCCGCGATTTACTACCGCGGCTCGTCGGTGAACGCAGTCAGCAACAACGCACTCATCCAAGAGTACGACTACACGCAGCGATGGATGGCTGAAACGTCGTATTCCTCAGTGAAGCGCTCGCTCGGCGATGCCGTGCGAGCGCGATTCTGGTATCGAGAGTTCCGTGAGATTGTACTCATGTTCGCCATCCATAACATCGAACAGCTTTGTGAGCCACTATGA
- a CDS encoding helix-turn-helix domain-containing protein — MSAIPPWIDERIDRNLDNALTQEHVVETMLESDRPFFSIRQLHARIKPDVSRATVRNRLRELQEIDVVATETYPDSITLYYINHPESEWPLSPEGKRALNADTPLDRLSTRGFLTLSDTAGIRTLVLAGFQLSLVLFALGGVLTITGTDVGSTGSDIVLWDTAFDLLFVSLTLLIAERTVRWIRERYGPLNILPST, encoded by the coding sequence GTGTCCGCGATTCCGCCCTGGATCGACGAACGAATCGATCGGAACCTCGACAATGCGCTCACACAGGAACACGTCGTCGAGACGATGCTCGAGTCCGATCGACCGTTTTTCTCGATTCGCCAACTGCACGCGCGCATTAAGCCCGACGTCAGTAGGGCCACCGTCCGCAACCGGCTTCGGGAATTACAGGAGATTGACGTTGTCGCAACGGAGACGTACCCTGACTCGATCACGCTGTACTACATCAACCACCCGGAGTCAGAATGGCCACTCTCGCCTGAGGGTAAACGTGCGCTGAACGCAGACACCCCGCTGGATCGGCTCTCCACCCGCGGATTCCTCACGCTCTCGGACACGGCGGGAATCCGCACCCTCGTGCTCGCTGGCTTCCAGTTGAGTCTGGTACTGTTCGCACTCGGCGGTGTGCTCACGATTACCGGCACCGACGTCGGCAGTACGGGGAGCGATATTGTCCTCTGGGATACTGCATTCGACCTCCTATTCGTGAGTCTGACGCTGCTCATTGCAGAGCGGACGGTCCGATGGATTCGCGAGAGATACGGCCCATTGAATATCCTCCCATCGACGTAA
- a CDS encoding DUF4870 domain-containing protein, whose translation MTSKSTPPGPELLDERSIGGILVHLLGLFTGFFGPILLYAVSDHEFTRTNARYVINWHLTVFALMVIAFVMFFLGADEITVGGETTEVTLLPPPLDIVFGLVGFFLVLILLIAILLTFVYTIVATIKAIFGSVWTYPGSIAFVERYW comes from the coding sequence ATGACGTCTAAATCAACTCCACCTGGTCCCGAACTGCTCGATGAACGCTCCATTGGTGGTATCCTCGTCCACCTACTTGGACTGTTTACTGGATTTTTCGGCCCTATACTCCTGTATGCTGTTTCAGATCACGAGTTTACGCGGACGAACGCCCGTTACGTTATCAATTGGCATCTCACCGTCTTTGCTCTCATGGTCATCGCCTTTGTGATGTTCTTCCTCGGCGCCGATGAGATCACTGTTGGCGGAGAAACAACTGAGGTTACCTTGCTCCCACCCCCGCTCGATATCGTGTTTGGACTCGTCGGATTCTTCCTCGTGCTCATCCTACTAATCGCGATTCTGCTTACGTTCGTGTACACAATCGTCGCAACGATAAAGGCGATATTTGGATCGGTCTGGACGTATCCTGGGTCAATCGCTTTCGTCGAACGATACTGGTAG
- a CDS encoding DUF4870 domain-containing protein: protein MPPQQTQGPPSTAEGPKLLEERSIGGIFVHFVAIPTGAVGAGLVYLVSTNEFTKRNARNALDWHLTVLALTVLTFGSLFTYAELTGQGATDIAVLPSPLTTVASVLIPALLSVWMLVWFWTFIVGFIAMGKATFGTAWRYPLTPALVDRFAPRVSVPGGWPLLIVVYTVFTPLVIGAVLFGPRDGAMFLASGLALIGLIMVLTPFAGVAMYLHGERTRPADAAWHPSVVVYIGAPIVVAVAGYVLSRTFTDSINPAGDAMYVFLAAFWVSSLVYVVRWLTTSRS, encoded by the coding sequence ATGCCTCCTCAACAAACCCAAGGCCCACCGTCGACAGCCGAGGGGCCGAAACTCCTCGAGGAGCGATCGATCGGTGGTATTTTCGTCCATTTCGTCGCGATTCCGACCGGCGCTGTCGGAGCCGGGCTGGTGTATCTCGTCTCGACCAACGAGTTCACCAAACGAAACGCTCGCAATGCGCTCGATTGGCATCTCACGGTACTGGCATTAACTGTGCTTACGTTCGGTTCACTGTTTACCTACGCTGAGCTAACAGGGCAGGGTGCCACTGACATTGCCGTCCTCCCCTCGCCCCTCACCACCGTCGCCAGTGTCCTCATCCCTGCATTGCTGTCGGTCTGGATGCTGGTGTGGTTTTGGACGTTTATTGTCGGATTCATTGCAATGGGCAAAGCGACGTTCGGAACTGCATGGCGATACCCGCTGACACCCGCACTCGTCGATCGGTTCGCCCCCCGTGTTTCGGTTCCCGGTGGCTGGCCCCTGCTAATCGTCGTGTACACTGTTTTCACACCCCTCGTCATCGGGGCCGTCTTATTCGGTCCACGAGATGGCGCGATGTTCCTGGCATCGGGGCTCGCGTTGATCGGCCTGATTATGGTACTGACTCCGTTCGCAGGCGTTGCCATGTATCTCCACGGAGAACGTACCCGTCCAGCGGACGCGGCGTGGCACCCATCGGTCGTCGTGTACATCGGCGCTCCGATCGTCGTTGCCGTTGCCGGATACGTGCTCTCAAGAACGTTCACTGACTCGATTAACCCCGCCGGAGATGCGATGTACGTTTTCCTTGCTGCGTTTTGGGTATCTTCGCTTGTGTATGTCGTCCGGTGGCTGACGACGTCGCGGTCGTAG
- a CDS encoding class I SAM-dependent methyltransferase, with translation MTREQTRHSKDWYNWLSRYYDVFIDPFQGRLRRRGIEYLNASRDDFVLDVGCGTGRGVARLQTAVGADGHVVGIDVAERMCDLTRGRLDNGSPSTVVCGDALMLPFDTDSFDIVLVSFTLELFEDNHQMTLLEEVRRVLKPHGRICVISPSKSTSTIVSPLYARLNEAFPKLVDSSPLSVSAVLTEAGFEIVRTQIERVLIVPVELVVARCGSSI, from the coding sequence GTGACACGGGAACAGACGCGCCATAGCAAAGACTGGTATAATTGGCTCAGTCGGTACTACGACGTCTTCATCGATCCATTCCAGGGTCGTCTTCGGCGACGCGGAATCGAGTACCTCAACGCGTCTCGCGATGACTTCGTCCTCGATGTGGGCTGTGGAACCGGTCGTGGGGTTGCCAGATTGCAAACCGCTGTTGGAGCCGACGGACATGTCGTAGGGATCGACGTTGCAGAGCGGATGTGCGATCTCACACGTGGTCGCCTCGACAACGGGAGTCCATCAACAGTCGTCTGTGGCGATGCCTTGATGTTGCCATTCGATACTGACAGTTTCGATATTGTTCTCGTGAGCTTCACACTCGAACTGTTCGAGGACAATCACCAGATGACGTTGCTCGAGGAAGTTCGTCGTGTACTTAAACCTCATGGTCGAATCTGTGTCATCAGTCCCTCGAAATCAACGAGCACTATCGTTTCTCCACTTTATGCGCGACTCAACGAGGCTTTTCCGAAACTGGTCGATAGTTCCCCTCTCAGTGTCAGTGCTGTCCTTACCGAGGCCGGTTTCGAGATCGTCCGGACCCAAATCGAGAGGGTACTCATCGTCCCAGTCGAACTCGTCGTTGCTCGCTGTGGATCATCTATATAA
- a CDS encoding peptidase, giving the protein MSLVVTAVTWFLLVIFVAVSAICSLGVGYLYGRFSQNRSDETAARWTNILTGATGFLAGVATWVVGNAGFLTPADGLLDTLVTILASAGAAIVVAVATITAILHANPGLPGVDHVPTVRRHYLRYLTVLFVLIFLLASGILTALEGGPVGLVLLVLGFWGVAWAGAPLLSGLSSRTRRPTDDERMRIDSLLESVDLSVRGVRVIEADDKYLAVELSGAPGGRFLFVSSSALETFDDETLRALLAARREQAAYYEAIVSMIPYIAPLIWVLLAVFFEVISILPAILVAIVAVVIGLAGVRRFRYYTDARAGETVGSETLADAFERAAAAGVDVEDGSRQNLISRRPPLGERVDRLRDNQ; this is encoded by the coding sequence ATGTCACTGGTGGTCACCGCAGTCACCTGGTTCCTCCTCGTTATTTTCGTCGCTGTTAGTGCGATCTGCTCGCTCGGGGTTGGCTACCTGTACGGTCGCTTCTCTCAGAACCGGTCGGACGAAACTGCCGCCAGATGGACGAATATCCTCACGGGTGCAACAGGCTTTCTCGCTGGTGTCGCAACCTGGGTCGTTGGTAATGCCGGCTTCCTCACACCGGCAGACGGACTCCTCGATACACTCGTCACGATTCTTGCCAGCGCCGGCGCTGCGATCGTTGTTGCCGTAGCGACGATCACCGCGATTCTCCACGCCAACCCAGGGTTACCGGGTGTCGACCACGTACCGACGGTCCGTCGTCACTACCTGCGGTATCTGACCGTCCTCTTCGTCCTCATATTCTTGCTCGCTTCCGGCATCCTTACAGCACTTGAGGGTGGACCAGTCGGACTTGTCCTTCTAGTTCTCGGATTCTGGGGTGTAGCCTGGGCTGGTGCGCCGCTGCTGTCCGGACTCTCTTCGAGAACGCGCCGACCAACCGACGACGAGCGAATGCGGATCGATTCGCTCCTCGAGAGCGTCGATCTGTCGGTCCGCGGGGTCCGGGTCATCGAGGCAGATGACAAGTACCTCGCAGTCGAACTATCTGGCGCTCCTGGCGGCCGGTTCCTGTTCGTCTCGAGTAGCGCGCTCGAGACGTTCGACGACGAAACCCTGCGAGCCCTGCTCGCTGCCCGTCGGGAACAAGCGGCCTATTACGAAGCGATCGTCTCGATGATACCATACATTGCTCCCTTGATCTGGGTACTACTGGCAGTCTTTTTCGAGGTAATCTCAATCCTTCCTGCAATACTGGTAGCGATCGTAGCCGTCGTAATCGGCCTTGCTGGAGTCCGGAGATTCCGGTACTACACTGATGCCCGTGCCGGGGAAACCGTTGGGTCGGAGACGCTCGCAGATGCGTTCGAACGTGCCGCGGCGGCCGGTGTCGACGTCGAAGATGGATCACGTCAGAACCTGATCTCGCGAAGACCACCGCTGGGGGAACGCGTTGACCGACTTCGCGATAATCAGTGA